One window of Marinobacterium aestuarii genomic DNA carries:
- a CDS encoding DMT family transporter codes for MSSRITPILCLTLAMLLWASAFIALKLAFRHYDPMVVLAGRMLVASCCFVWVWRRFGPVHYCAGDWKFIGLLMLAEPCLYFLFEASALQYTSAAQAGMITALLPLLVALGAWFFLRERLRLQAWLGFALAVAGALWLSFAALVSDVAPNPLLGNFLEFCAMLCAMVYTLCLKRLSSRYSPWLLTALQSFCGTLFFVPALAMPGVEMPTVWVPEAVLAILYLGLVVNIFAYGLFNLGVSWIPASQASAYINLIPVFTVVLAYVLLHETLNVQQLAAAALIIGGVMLSQWPESRSATRAVAG; via the coding sequence ATGTCGTCCCGTATCACGCCCATTCTCTGTCTGACACTGGCCATGCTGCTGTGGGCCAGTGCCTTTATCGCCCTCAAGCTGGCGTTCCGCCACTACGATCCCATGGTGGTGCTGGCGGGGCGCATGCTGGTGGCATCATGCTGCTTCGTGTGGGTGTGGCGACGCTTCGGACCTGTGCATTACTGTGCCGGCGACTGGAAGTTTATCGGCCTGCTGATGCTGGCGGAACCCTGTCTGTATTTCCTGTTCGAGGCCAGCGCGCTGCAGTACACCAGTGCGGCTCAGGCCGGCATGATCACCGCGTTGCTGCCGCTGCTGGTTGCTCTGGGTGCCTGGTTCTTTCTGCGTGAGCGCCTGCGGTTGCAGGCCTGGTTGGGCTTTGCCCTGGCGGTCGCCGGCGCGCTCTGGCTCAGTTTTGCAGCCCTGGTATCGGATGTGGCGCCTAATCCGTTGCTGGGTAACTTCCTCGAGTTTTGCGCCATGTTATGCGCCATGGTCTATACCCTGTGCCTCAAGCGCTTGTCGTCACGCTATTCACCCTGGTTACTGACGGCGTTGCAGTCGTTTTGCGGCACGCTGTTCTTCGTGCCGGCGCTGGCGATGCCGGGAGTTGAAATGCCGACCGTTTGGGTACCCGAGGCGGTGCTGGCGATCCTGTATCTGGGACTGGTGGTGAATATTTTTGCCTACGGGCTCTTCAATCTCGGCGTGTCCTGGATTCCGGCCAGCCAGGCGTCGGCGTACATCAACCTGATTCCGGTATTTACCGTTGTCCTGGCCTATGTGCTGTTGCACGAAACCCTGAATGTTCAGCAGCTGGCGGCTGCGGCGCTGATTATTGGCGGAGTAATGCTGAGTCAATGGCCCGAGTCGCGGTCGGCGACCCGGGCGGTGGCGGGCTAA
- the oadA gene encoding sodium-extruding oxaloacetate decarboxylase subunit alpha, which translates to MSKVNVTDVILRDAHQSLIATRMRTEDMLPICDKLDQVGYWSLEVWGGATFDACVRFLKEDPWERLRQLKAALPNTRLQMLLRGQNLLGYRHYADDVVEAFVERAAANGIDVFRIFDALNDLRNLETAIKAVKKAGKHAQGTICYTTSPVHTTKLFVKQAKALQKMGADSIALKDMAGLLTPYATYELVKALRKAVKLPIFIHSHNTAGLAAQCQLKAIEAGAEHIDTAISAFASGTSHPATESQVAALRDSPWDTGLDLELLQEIGDYFREVRKKYHQFESEFTREDVGVQINQVPGGMMSNLANQLKEQNALGRIREVFAEIPRVREDLGFPPLVTPTSQIVGTQAVLNVLSGKRYNTITNEVKRYLAGGYGQPPAEVNKELQKQAIGNGEIIEGRPADQLPPEMARLKKDIGDLAQSPEDVLTFAMFQDIGRQFLSERRDGTLQPEVLQSIDSKTRTVDEGVPTEFKIDLHGETYEIAVTGVGTLDSGKRHIFMTLDGMPEEVVFEPLNLYVAGAASARAKATSPGHVTTSMPGNIVDVLVAVGDSVSAGQAILVTEAMKMETEVQAPIAGTIKAVHVAKGDRVTPGEVLIEIE; encoded by the coding sequence CACCGAAGACATGCTGCCCATCTGCGACAAGCTGGATCAGGTAGGTTACTGGTCACTGGAAGTCTGGGGCGGCGCCACCTTTGACGCCTGCGTGCGTTTTCTCAAGGAAGACCCCTGGGAGCGCCTGCGCCAGCTCAAGGCCGCGCTGCCCAATACCCGCCTGCAGATGCTGCTGCGCGGCCAGAACCTGCTGGGCTACCGCCATTACGCCGATGACGTGGTCGAAGCCTTTGTCGAGCGCGCCGCCGCCAATGGCATCGACGTCTTTCGCATCTTCGATGCCCTGAATGATCTGCGCAACCTGGAAACCGCCATCAAGGCGGTGAAGAAGGCCGGCAAGCACGCCCAGGGCACCATCTGTTATACCACCAGCCCGGTTCATACCACCAAGCTGTTCGTCAAACAGGCCAAAGCGCTGCAAAAAATGGGTGCGGACTCCATCGCCCTCAAGGACATGGCCGGGCTGCTGACGCCCTACGCCACCTACGAGCTGGTGAAGGCGCTGCGCAAGGCGGTCAAACTGCCGATCTTTATTCATTCCCACAACACCGCAGGCCTGGCCGCACAGTGCCAGCTCAAGGCCATTGAAGCGGGCGCCGAGCATATAGACACCGCTATCTCAGCCTTCGCCTCGGGCACCAGCCACCCGGCCACCGAATCTCAGGTCGCAGCACTGCGCGACTCTCCCTGGGATACCGGGCTGGACCTTGAGCTGCTACAGGAAATCGGCGATTACTTCCGCGAAGTGCGCAAGAAGTACCATCAGTTCGAGAGCGAGTTTACCCGCGAGGATGTCGGCGTACAGATCAACCAGGTGCCGGGCGGCATGATGTCGAACCTCGCCAACCAGCTCAAGGAACAGAATGCCCTGGGACGCATTCGCGAGGTTTTCGCCGAGATTCCCCGCGTGCGCGAAGACCTGGGATTCCCGCCACTGGTAACGCCGACATCCCAGATAGTTGGCACCCAGGCGGTACTCAACGTACTGTCGGGCAAGCGCTACAACACCATCACCAACGAGGTGAAGCGCTACCTGGCGGGCGGTTACGGTCAGCCGCCGGCGGAGGTCAACAAGGAGCTGCAGAAGCAGGCCATCGGCAATGGCGAAATCATTGAAGGCCGCCCGGCGGACCAGCTTCCGCCCGAAATGGCGCGTCTGAAAAAAGACATTGGTGATCTGGCCCAGAGCCCGGAAGATGTACTTACCTTTGCCATGTTCCAGGACATAGGCCGCCAGTTCCTCAGCGAGCGCCGCGACGGCACGCTGCAACCTGAAGTACTGCAGAGCATCGACAGCAAGACCCGCACAGTCGATGAGGGCGTGCCCACTGAATTCAAGATCGACCTGCACGGCGAAACCTACGAGATTGCCGTAACCGGTGTCGGCACCCTGGATTCAGGCAAGCGGCATATTTTCATGACGCTGGATGGCATGCCCGAGGAAGTGGTGTTTGAACCTCTGAATCTGTATGTGGCAGGCGCTGCCAGCGCGCGTGCCAAAGCGACGAGCCCCGGTCATGTTACCACCTCCATGCCGGGCAACATCGTCGATGTACTGGTCGCCGTGGGGGACAGCGTCAGCGCGGGCCAGGCCATACTGGTAACCGAAGCCATGAAGATGGAGACCGAGGTTCAGGCGCCGATTGCCGGCACTATCAAGGCCGTGCATGTCGCCAAGGGCGACCGCGTGACACCGGGCGAGGTTCTGATCGAAATCGAGTAG
- a CDS encoding MarC family protein, whose amino-acid sequence MSLLVTTWIKFLFLFAPFFVVSMFLSLTRNDSRTERRSIANRAVLAAFFICLMLFFFGSPMFDALGITLDSFRVGAGVLLFLSGVSLVRDGVRVNAELPHEQRDDIAVVPLAMPTIVGPATIGAILVYGAELQGLDMIFGIAGMMLALGCLLGFLHMATAMERLLGRTGLNILSKVTGLILAAMASQIVLTGIHGFIQANAF is encoded by the coding sequence ATGAGCCTGCTGGTTACCACCTGGATCAAGTTTCTGTTCCTGTTCGCACCCTTCTTTGTGGTCTCGATGTTCCTGTCGCTGACCCGCAACGACAGTCGCACCGAGCGCCGCTCCATTGCCAACCGCGCGGTTCTCGCGGCCTTTTTTATCTGCCTGATGCTGTTTTTCTTCGGCAGCCCCATGTTTGATGCCCTGGGCATCACACTGGATTCGTTCCGCGTGGGGGCCGGCGTACTGCTGTTTTTATCCGGCGTGAGCCTGGTGCGCGACGGCGTGCGCGTCAACGCCGAGCTCCCCCACGAGCAGCGCGACGATATTGCCGTGGTGCCGCTGGCAATGCCCACCATCGTAGGACCCGCCACCATAGGTGCGATTCTGGTATACGGCGCCGAACTGCAGGGGCTGGACATGATCTTTGGCATCGCCGGCATGATGCTGGCGCTGGGCTGCCTGCTGGGTTTTCTGCACATGGCCACCGCCATGGAGCGCCTTTTGGGCCGTACCGGGCTGAATATTCTCAGCAAGGTCACCGGCCTGATCCTGGCGGCTATGGCATCCCAGATCGTACTCACCGGCATTCACGGTTTTATCCAGGCCAACGCTTTCTGA